A genomic segment from Mastomys coucha isolate ucsf_1 unplaced genomic scaffold, UCSF_Mcou_1 pScaffold7, whole genome shotgun sequence encodes:
- the CUNH9orf153 gene encoding uncharacterized protein C9orf153 homolog has product MSSSRRKSDSKGLLYPHRCSLPELYTTLGNFNNENKISNLQKIYGTSFKEAQETLVKTLNDLSFDNSKTERGHKPLPVIQNAVEKMEQKSPSMSDLLHQSLLMGYIVPLAQAYNSQQRLAQAGIPPPTLAFPYGLRNDVPIVVPTHHFRKRIQSTTFRKLLLSSITPDRLFFEEKSVNHVCSEPGKQFLDLADLQWRYFKGLAKWGKMPRRFSFVDIEFNSEKRFVESQGMPGFIFPPLVRRTLVVYPQTKCDKEGIYSVKWKT; this is encoded by the exons ATGTCCTCCTCCAGACGTAAGAGTGACAGCAAGGGATTACTGTATCCCCACCGATGTTCG ctGCCAGAATTATATACAACTCTTGGGAATTTTAATAACGAGAACAAGATATCCAATCTCCAAAAAATCTATGGCACATCATTTAAGGAAGCGCAGGAAACCCTTGTGAAAACCCTAAATGACTTGTCATTCGACAACTCTAAAACTGAGAGAGGCCACAAGCCCCTCCCTGTCATACAGAATGCGGTtgagaaaatggagcagaagtcACCATCCATGTCAGATCTACTTCACCAAAGTCTGTTAATGGGTTACATTGTCCCATTGGCACAGGCATACAACTCGCAGCAGAGACTGGCCCAGGCCGGTATCCCTCCTCCTACCCTTGCCTTTCCTTATGGTTTAAGGAATGACGTGCCCATAGTTGTTCCAACACACCACTTCAGGAAAAGGATTCAGAGCACCACCTTCCGCAAACTTCTCCTGTCTTCCATTACCCCGGACAGGCTGTTCTTCGAAGAAAAATCAGTAAACCATGTCTGCTCAGAGCCAG GAAAGCAGTTCCTGGACCTGGCCGACCTTCAGTGGAGGTATTTCAAGGGGCTTGCAAAGTGGGGAAAAATGCCCAGGAGGTTTTCCTTCGTGGACATAGAATTCAACAGTGAGAAGAGATTTGTAGAGAGCCAAGGCATGCCTGGCTTTATCTTTCCTCCTCTAGTTCGAAGGACACTGGTCGTTTATCCTCAAACCAAGTGTGATAAGGAGGGGATTTATTCTGTTAAGTGGAAAACATAG
- the LOC116081528 gene encoding spermatogenesis-associated protein 31D3-like produces the protein MIQRELERRSLVDKGGGHVWDIPAITSKQPSSIKRTNRKAFRRRKIGQRDPKERRKLQTVLQSPGKPYDPTGFRQLLCPDPLCNVCNTASTQVSHLLSQAPLEEGAALAPPSSPPANRPGQPGPEAPPHASLSILSQNQIPPLDGVSSPIPLSTSLSPPATAPLNPAVAHTPRRTLTSFPLLLPNATQEAQLALQAEVPQSPVEGPRELSPNVSTTQGTVYEPASSQPRFRAKDQSLTNLARVIHQQPPDSYTSRGSHQRLSKAYAVEPLSPSPNVLALFKKQEKGDADATVHKLKKEKTVSFLIPSNTSGEISASTAGPENLEVSHLSSNEKGKPEGPHLHPQPSHLKNSEDQSEMKDIQLFWGLPSLHSESLKHEALISGDSYPERDYFNKMAKASTGSDSSNLTSPIPLPLPERDQQGQITPQSQTKLDSLANSKAQTQSLILLVPPSPQSQLRECGVRVHNLKAEAQPLTASEIQQLEYNLLQKALQSFLGLPTLTQRFQEGFCAPPPHISSTRNSSRVHAPKTITPGDFPLSHKLERKLEHHLRKRLIQRRWGLPQRIYESLSFMSPHSEISEVPKPRGTRGLSWLSLYKFNANRNLSSPGVSQSGSFHKKPLEIHPPKEKDINI, from the exons ATGATccagagggagctggagaggcgCAGCCTGGTGGACAAGGGCGGTGGACATGTATGGGATATACCGG cgaTTACTTCTAAA CAGCCGAGCAGCATTAAGCGCACAAACAGGAAGGCATTTAGAC GCAGGAAAATTGGCCAGAGAGACcccaaggaaagaaggaagctgcAGACAGTCCTGCAAAG CCCCGGCAAGCCATACGATCCCACAGGCTTTCGGCAGCTGCTGTGTCCAGATCCCCTCTGTAATGTATGTAACACAGCAAGCACTCAGGTCAGCCACCTGCTCTCTCAGGCTCCCCTGGAAGAAGGTGCTGCCTTGGCtccaccctcttcccctcctgccaaccgaccaggacagccaggtccaGAAGCTCCTCCTCACGcttccctctccatcctctcGCAGAACCAAATCCCTCCTTTGGATGGCGTATCTTCTCCCATACCACTCAGCACCTCTCTGTCACCACCAGCCACTGCTCCCTTAAACCCTGCAGTGGCCCATACCCCACGCAGAACACTTACCTCTTTTCCACTTCTACTTCCGAATGCCACTCAGGAAGCACAGTTAGCTCTCCAAGCAGAAGTTCCCCAGTCTCCTGTGGAGGGCCCTAGGGAGCTGTCCCCCAATGTCTCAACAACCCAAGGCACTGTCTATGAGCCAGCATCCTCCCAGCCACGGTTCCGTGCTAAAGACCAGTCCCTGACAAACTTGGCACGTGTTATTCACCAGCAGCCTCCAGACTCCTACACTTCTCGAGGCTCACACCAGAGACTCTCAAAGGCCTACGCTGTGGAGCCTTTGTCTCCCAGCCCCAATGTCTTAGCACTCTtcaagaagcaagagaaaggggATGCTGATGCCACTGTACATAAacttaaaaaggagaaaacagtatCCTTTTTAATACCATCAAACACTTCCGGGGAAATCTCAGCATCAACTGCTGGTCCAGAGAACTTGGAAGTCTCCCACCTCTCGAGTAATGAAAAGGGCAAGCCAGAAGGCCCTCACCTACACCCGCAGCCTTCTCATCTGAAGAACTCTGAAGACCAGTCAGAGATGAAGGACATCCAGCTCTTCTGGGGTCTCCCgtctctacacagtgagtctctgAAACATGAAGCTCTCATTTCAGGAGACAGTTACCCAGAAAGGGACTATTTCAACAAAATGGCTAAGGCCTCCACAGGCAGTGATTCTTCCAACCTTACTTCCCCCATACCTCTGCCCTTGCCTGAGAGGGACCAACAAGGGCAGATCACACCTCAGTCTCAGACCAAGCTTGACTCCCTTGCCAACTCAAAGGCCCAGACTCAATCCCTCATCCTATTGGTGCCGCCTTCTCCTCAGTCTCAGCTTAGGGAGTGTGGGGTGCGTGTTCACAATCTAAAGGCTGAAGCACAGCCTCTCACCGCATCTGAAATTCAACAGCTGGAATACAACCTATTACAAAAAGCACTGCAAAGTTTCTTGGGTTTACCCACTCTAACCCAAAGATTCCAAGAAGGCTTCTGTGCCCCACCTCCTCACATCTCCTCGACCAGAAATTCATCCAGGGTCCATGCTCCCAAGACAATCACTCCTGGAGACTTCCCTCTCAGTCATAAACTTGAGAGGAAACTAGAACACCATCTTCGAAAGAGACTCATCCAACGCCGCTGGGGCTTGCCCCAAAGGATCTATGAGTCCCTGTCATTCATGAGTCCTCACTCAGAAATTTCTGAGGTTCCCAAGCCAAGGGGCACCCGTGGACTCTCGTGGCTCTCTCTCTATAAGTTCAATGCCAACAGAAACTTATCAAGCCCTGGGGTGAGCCAATCAGGAAGCTTCCATAAAAAGCCCTTAGAGATTCACCCTCCCAAGGAGAAAGACATCAACATTTAG